The nucleotide window TAAACCCTGGAGATGTGAGACAGTAAGTCAGGACTTCAGGGAAGGAGGGATCTGGTTTTACGCCATGGTAGGGCCTAACGGAGAAAAGGGATATTCCCGTTCTGAATACGGAGAAATTACAGAGCACAGAAGTCTTGACTGGATGAGTGCTTTCTGTGATGAGAAAGGAAATGTTAATGAAGATTTTCCAAAATCAAAATGGCTGATCGGCTTTACAGGAGTGGAAGAGGGAACCAAAGTAACTATTAATATTCACTACCAGTCTGAGGAAGTAATGAAAAAGATGCTGGATATGGGTTTTGAACAGGGATTTACTATGGGGTTGAACCAACTGGAAGAATTGATTGGATGAATTGAAGATGTAAAAATACTTATTTATAAAAAAGAGGATTTCCCATGGAAAATCCTCTTTTTATTTATCAACAGGGATTAACTTCCTGCTTCCATCTTCACGCTTCCTGCTTTTACAAGAGCTCTTCCTCCTGAAAATACTGAATAATAGCCTTTTTCATCAGCAGGGTTTGCTCATTTGGCTTTAATTCCGGAAGTTCTTCCAGTTTATCAAACTGCGGCCATCCGTCTTCATAATGGGTGAATTTATAATATCCAAAAGGCTCAAGCAGCCTGCACACAGCAATGTGAATCAGGTTTACTTTGTCGTCTTTTGTATATTTTTGCTGACCGCTTCCCAGCTCCTGTAACCCAATCAGAAATAAAAGGGTTTCAATGGGAGGGTTCTTCTCTGTCTGAAAGTTGTCTTCGAAGAACTGTTCTATTTTTTTCCAATATTCGGACTCGTTAATCATAGTTTTATCAATTACCATTTATTTTTAAAAGAAATGCATACTCCAATGCATCTTCTTTCAGGGATTCAAATCTTCCGCTTGCCCCTCCGTGCCCGGAGCTCATATCCGTTTTAAAAATTAATATATTATCATCTGTTTTTAGCTCTCTAAGTTTTGCGGTCCATTTTGCCGGTTCCCAATACTGCACCTGAGAATCATGGAATCCTGTAGTGATAAGCATATGCGGATAATCTTTTGCTTCTACATTATCATAAGGAGAGTACTCTTTCATATACTGATAGTATTCCTTATCATTGGGATTTCCCCATTCGTCATATTCTCCGGTTGTCAAAGGAATAGTATCATCCAGCATGGTGGTAACAACATCTACAAAAGGAACCTGTGCTACAATTCCGTTAAATAACTGAGGCTCATAATTGACCACAGCACCTACCAGCAGTCCTCCTGCGCTTCCCCCCATCGCATACATATGTCTTGAAGAAGTATAATTTTCCCTGATCAGATATTTTCCTGCATCAATGAAATCGAAGAATGTATTTTTCTTGAACAGCATTTTTCCGTCTTCGTACCATTCTCTTCCCAGATATTCTCCACCGCGGATATGAGCAATAGCATAAATAAATCCCCGATCAAGAATCGATAATCTTACATTTGAGAAGCTTGCGTCCACGGTATGTCCATAACTTCCGTATCCATACAGAAGAAGAGGAGTGTCAGCTGATTTTTTGGTGTTTTTATGATACACTAAAGAAATAGGAATTTTTGTCTTACCGTCCCTTGAATCTGCCCATATTCTTTCCGAAACATAGTTTTCAGGAACAAATTTTCCCCCCAGGACTTCCTGCTGCTTCAGCAGTTTTGTAGTCTTATCCTTCATGTTATACTCATAAGTTGAGCTTGGCTGGGTAAGAGAAGTATAACCGTAACGTAAAATTTCTGTATCGAATTCCAGATTGACACCAATATAAGCCGTGTATGTAGGATCAGAAAAAGGCAAATAATGAGATTCCTGTGTGGTCTCATCAATGATTTTGATCTGAAGCAATCCTTTTTCTCTTTCTTCAAGAACAAGATAATCTTTAAAGATTTCAAAACCTTCCAGCAAAACTTCTGCACGGTGTGGAATGACATTCACCCAGTTTTCCATACCACAATTGTCAATTTTTGTTTTTACAATTTTGAAATTGATGGCGTCATCGGCGTTGGTGATGATATAAAACTCATCTTCATAATGTTCTACTGAATATTCAAGGTCGTCTATTCTTGGCTGGATCACCGTCCATTCTGCAAATACATCGTCAGAAGGAATAAAGCGGTGCTCATCAGAAATAGTACTTGAGCTTGCAATAAAAATATATTGTAAAGATTTTGTCTTAAACACATTTACATCAAACGTTTCATCCTCTTCATGGAAGATCAGAACATCTTCCGCTGAATCTGTCCCCAATTGATGTCTGTACACCTGAAATGCACGAAGATTCTTATCTTTTCTGATATAAAAAATATGCTGGTTGTCATTAGCCCAGACAGCTTTTCCTGTAGTATTTGGAATTGTATCAGGAAGAATTTCTCCGGTTTTTAAGTTTTTGAAATTCAACGTGTAAATTCTCCTTCCTACATTATCTGATGAAAAAGAAGCAAGTTCGTTATTGGGACTTACGGCTACACTTCCTACTTCAAAGAAGTTTTCTCCTTCTGCCAGGATATTAACATCAAGTACAATTTCC belongs to Chryseobacterium gleum and includes:
- a CDS encoding S9 family peptidase, with the translated sequence MKAPQAKKIEKILETHGDKRIDNYFWLNERENPEVIKYIEEENAYAEFIMKDTEALQEELFEEMKARYKKDDESLPYFFNEYWYIVRYEEGKEYPIFCRKYKSLENEEEIVLDVNILAEGENFFEVGSVAVSPNNELASFSSDNVGRRIYTLNFKNLKTGEILPDTIPNTTGKAVWANDNQHIFYIRKDKNLRAFQVYRHQLGTDSAEDVLIFHEEDETFDVNVFKTKSLQYIFIASSSTISDEHRFIPSDDVFAEWTVIQPRIDDLEYSVEHYEDEFYIITNADDAINFKIVKTKIDNCGMENWVNVIPHRAEVLLEGFEIFKDYLVLEEREKGLLQIKIIDETTQESHYLPFSDPTYTAYIGVNLEFDTEILRYGYTSLTQPSSTYEYNMKDKTTKLLKQQEVLGGKFVPENYVSERIWADSRDGKTKIPISLVYHKNTKKSADTPLLLYGYGSYGHTVDASFSNVRLSILDRGFIYAIAHIRGGEYLGREWYEDGKMLFKKNTFFDFIDAGKYLIRENYTSSRHMYAMGGSAGGLLVGAVVNYEPQLFNGIVAQVPFVDVVTTMLDDTIPLTTGEYDEWGNPNDKEYYQYMKEYSPYDNVEAKDYPHMLITTGFHDSQVQYWEPAKWTAKLRELKTDDNILIFKTDMSSGHGGASGRFESLKEDALEYAFLLKINGN
- a CDS encoding SRPBCC family protein, whose protein sequence is MESNIIFNKDFDALSTYVMKIYKADVSTVWNHFTKAELLDQWWGPKPWRCETVSQDFREGGIWFYAMVGPNGEKGYSRSEYGEITEHRSLDWMSAFCDEKGNVNEDFPKSKWLIGFTGVEEGTKVTINIHYQSEEVMKKMLDMGFEQGFTMGLNQLEELIG